A stretch of Aeromicrobium tamlense DNA encodes these proteins:
- a CDS encoding GNAT family N-acetyltransferase, whose amino-acid sequence MVDGYSLHGTAPDEVAYLRLREASGLTPKRPDQAGPALAGGWAACHVVHEASGETVAMGRVIGDGGWYFHVVDMAVLPDHQRRGLGDLVLSHLLDVIATDAPPGAYVSLMVDPPGRRLYERHGFVDSAPRSVGMVLADER is encoded by the coding sequence ATGGTGGACGGTTACTCCCTGCACGGAACGGCCCCCGACGAGGTCGCCTACCTGCGCCTGCGCGAGGCGTCGGGGCTCACGCCGAAGCGCCCCGACCAGGCCGGCCCGGCGCTCGCCGGCGGCTGGGCGGCGTGCCACGTGGTGCACGAGGCCAGTGGCGAGACCGTGGCGATGGGCCGCGTCATCGGCGACGGCGGCTGGTACTTCCACGTCGTCGACATGGCCGTGCTGCCCGACCACCAGCGCCGCGGGCTCGGCGACCTCGTCCTGTCGCACCTGCTCGACGTGATCGCCACGGACGCTCCCCCGGGCGCCTACGTCTCGCTGATGGTCGACCCGCCCGGCCGCCGCCTGTACGAGCGCCACGGGTTCGTCGACAGCGCCCCGAGGTCGGTCGGCATGGTCCTGGCGGACGAACGATGA
- a CDS encoding M13 family metallopeptidase, translating to MTQGFDPTTFDTQIRPQDDLFRHVNGPWLRDTPIKPDRATAGGFVDLVDEAEILVRSIVESCAAEPEDDEQRKIGDLFASFMDTERIEQLGAAPLADDLAAIDAIDSIPSLVRTIGALERSGVNSIIGLYIAPDRGQPDRYVTHVVQAGIGLPDESYYRDEQFAEIRDAYRDHVAAMLQLAGFDDASDRADRVLELETAIASHHWDRVAVRDAQKTYNLKTFAELGALTPAFDWQAWAQAAGIDLSVLAEAVVSQPSYLEGLQGLLDEGSLPAWRDWLRWQLVHGAAPFLSDDFVETNFAFYGKTLQGTDELRPRWKRGIGFVEGSMGEAVGKIYVRTEYPAEAKSRMEELIANLLEAYRISIRELPWMSDETKQRALAKLDAFTPKIGHPESFKDYAALETDPADLVGNARRAQSVAMDRELAKIGQPIDRDEWYMTPQTVNAYYNPTMNEIVFPAAILQPPFFDAGIDDAVNYGAIGSVIGHEIGHGFDDQGSQYDGTGALSNWWTDEDRAAFDGLAARIIAQYDDLSPENADGQTVNGALTIGENIGDLGGLGIAYLAFKLAQEGKPADPIDGLTPDQRFFLAWARAWQGKVRPAETIRRLTVDPHSPPEFRCNQVVRNIDAFYEAFGVTPDDALWLDPAERVTIWA from the coding sequence GTGACCCAAGGCTTCGATCCCACGACGTTCGACACCCAGATCCGCCCGCAGGACGACCTGTTCCGCCACGTGAACGGGCCCTGGCTGCGCGACACGCCGATCAAGCCCGACCGGGCCACCGCCGGAGGGTTCGTGGACCTCGTCGACGAGGCCGAGATCCTCGTCCGCTCCATCGTCGAGTCCTGCGCGGCCGAGCCCGAGGACGACGAGCAGCGCAAGATCGGCGACCTGTTCGCCAGCTTCATGGACACCGAGCGCATCGAGCAGCTCGGCGCCGCTCCCCTGGCCGACGACCTGGCCGCCATCGACGCGATCGACTCGATCCCCTCGCTCGTGCGCACGATCGGCGCGCTGGAGCGCTCGGGCGTCAACAGCATCATCGGCCTCTACATCGCGCCCGACCGCGGCCAGCCCGACCGCTACGTCACGCACGTGGTCCAGGCGGGCATCGGTCTGCCCGACGAGTCGTACTACCGCGACGAGCAGTTCGCCGAGATCCGCGACGCCTACCGCGACCACGTCGCCGCGATGCTCCAGCTGGCCGGCTTCGACGACGCGAGCGACCGCGCCGACCGTGTCCTCGAGCTGGAGACCGCGATCGCCTCGCACCACTGGGACCGCGTCGCCGTCCGCGACGCCCAGAAGACCTACAACCTCAAGACGTTCGCCGAGCTCGGCGCGCTGACCCCCGCCTTTGACTGGCAGGCGTGGGCGCAGGCCGCCGGCATCGACCTGTCCGTCCTGGCCGAGGCCGTCGTCTCGCAGCCGTCCTACCTCGAGGGACTCCAGGGCCTCCTCGACGAGGGGTCGCTGCCCGCGTGGCGCGACTGGCTGCGCTGGCAGCTGGTCCACGGCGCCGCGCCGTTCCTGTCCGACGACTTCGTCGAGACCAACTTCGCGTTCTACGGCAAGACCCTGCAGGGCACCGACGAGCTGCGTCCCCGCTGGAAGCGCGGCATCGGCTTCGTCGAGGGCTCGATGGGCGAGGCCGTCGGCAAGATCTACGTCCGCACCGAGTACCCCGCGGAGGCGAAGTCGCGCATGGAGGAGCTCATCGCGAACCTCCTCGAGGCCTACCGGATCAGCATCCGCGAGCTGCCGTGGATGAGCGACGAGACCAAGCAGCGCGCGCTGGCCAAGCTCGACGCGTTCACGCCGAAGATCGGCCACCCCGAGTCGTTCAAGGACTACGCGGCGCTCGAGACCGACCCGGCCGACCTCGTCGGCAACGCGCGTCGCGCGCAGTCGGTGGCGATGGACCGCGAGCTGGCCAAGATCGGCCAGCCCATCGACCGCGACGAGTGGTACATGACCCCGCAGACGGTCAACGCCTACTACAACCCGACGATGAACGAGATCGTCTTCCCCGCCGCGATCCTGCAGCCGCCGTTCTTCGACGCCGGGATCGACGACGCGGTGAACTACGGCGCTATCGGCTCGGTCATCGGCCACGAGATCGGCCACGGCTTCGACGACCAGGGCTCGCAGTACGACGGCACCGGCGCCCTGAGCAACTGGTGGACCGACGAGGACCGCGCCGCGTTCGACGGCCTCGCCGCGAGGATCATCGCGCAGTACGACGACCTCAGCCCCGAGAACGCCGACGGCCAGACCGTCAACGGCGCGCTCACGATCGGCGAGAACATCGGCGACCTGGGCGGACTCGGCATCGCGTACCTCGCGTTCAAGCTCGCGCAGGAGGGCAAGCCCGCCGACCCGATCGACGGCCTCACGCCGGACCAGCGCTTCTTCCTGGCGTGGGCGCGCGCGTGGCAGGGCAAGGTGCGGCCGGCCGAGACGATCCGTCGCCTCACGGTCGACCCGCACTCGCCGCCGGAGTTCCGCTGCAACCAGGTCGTGCGCAACATCGACGCCTTCTACGAGGCGTTCGGCGTGACCCCGGACGACGCGCTGTGGCTCGACCCGGCCGAGCGCGTCACGATCTGGGCCTGA
- a CDS encoding malonic semialdehyde reductase: protein MNDFLELSSDAQDLLFRQARTANSFTDEPVTDEQVAAIQDLVKFGPTAMNSQPLRIVLVRSDDARARLLKHMADGNRDKTAAAPLVAILAADTDFNEHLPTVFPHAEGAKDWFPDPVAREATARLNAGLQIGYFIMGVRAAGLAAGPMTGFDAEGIDEDLLAGTGYKTMVVVNIGHPGENAWFDRLPRLEHEQVVTAL from the coding sequence ATGAACGATTTTCTCGAGCTCTCGTCAGACGCCCAGGACCTGCTGTTCCGTCAGGCCCGCACCGCGAACTCCTTCACCGACGAGCCGGTGACCGATGAGCAGGTCGCGGCGATCCAGGACCTCGTGAAGTTCGGCCCGACCGCGATGAACTCGCAGCCCCTGCGCATCGTCCTCGTCCGCAGCGACGACGCCCGCGCGCGCCTGCTGAAGCACATGGCCGACGGCAACCGCGACAAGACCGCCGCCGCCCCGCTGGTCGCCATCCTCGCCGCGGACACCGACTTCAACGAGCACCTGCCCACCGTCTTCCCGCACGCCGAGGGTGCCAAGGACTGGTTCCCGGACCCGGTCGCGCGCGAGGCCACGGCTCGTCTCAACGCCGGTCTGCAGATCGGCTACTTCATCATGGGCGTGCGCGCCGCCGGCCTGGCCGCGGGCCCGATGACCGGCTTCGACGCCGAGGGCATCGACGAGGACCTGCTGGCCGGCACCGGCTACAAGACGATGGTCGTCGTCAACATCGGCCACCCGGGCGAGAACGCCTGGTTCGACCGCCTCCCGCGCCTCGAGCACGAGCAGGTCGTCACGGCTCTCTGA
- a CDS encoding MFS transporter, with amino-acid sequence MTWAHQRRALGTLALAQVVGGIGNGAGLAVGALLVEDVSGSAGWAGLAVVAMTLGAAGFTVPLSNLAVHRGRRPALTAGWLGGALGAVAVIAGGEWRSLPLLLVGFLLFGASTAANLQSRFAAADRAEPAQVGRSISLVVWATTIGSVAGPNLTGPGAAVARALGIPELAGPQVFSALAFTAAGILTWVLLRPDPLPRRDAAAPPPPRIAAALPHVRGATAIAITSVALSHAVMVAVMALTPVHMSGHGAELSIIGLTISLHIAGMFALSPLFGWLSDRWGPEPTILLGQSVLILACGIAGTAGSSNVQITIGLILLGVGWSMSVIAGAALLTRSAAPEVRPLVQGFSDLTMNLAGAAGGLIAGLVVAVWSFGALTAVATLLTVPVVATVVLASRAPARVD; translated from the coding sequence GTGACCTGGGCGCACCAGCGACGCGCCCTGGGCACGCTCGCGCTGGCCCAGGTCGTGGGCGGCATCGGCAACGGCGCCGGACTCGCCGTGGGCGCCCTGCTCGTCGAGGACGTCAGCGGCTCGGCCGGCTGGGCGGGCCTCGCCGTCGTCGCGATGACCCTCGGCGCCGCCGGCTTCACCGTGCCGCTGTCGAACCTCGCCGTGCACCGCGGGCGTCGGCCCGCCCTGACCGCGGGCTGGCTCGGCGGCGCGCTCGGCGCGGTCGCCGTGATCGCGGGCGGCGAGTGGCGCTCGCTGCCGCTGCTGCTCGTCGGGTTCCTCCTGTTCGGCGCCAGCACGGCGGCCAACCTGCAGTCGCGGTTCGCCGCCGCCGACCGGGCCGAGCCCGCACAGGTGGGCCGCTCGATCTCGCTGGTCGTGTGGGCCACGACGATCGGGTCGGTCGCCGGCCCCAACCTCACGGGTCCGGGCGCCGCGGTCGCCCGCGCACTCGGCATCCCCGAGCTGGCGGGCCCCCAGGTCTTCTCGGCGCTCGCCTTCACGGCTGCCGGGATCCTCACGTGGGTGCTGCTGCGGCCCGACCCGCTTCCGCGCCGCGACGCCGCCGCTCCCCCGCCGCCGCGGATCGCGGCCGCGCTGCCCCACGTCCGCGGCGCCACGGCGATCGCGATCACGTCCGTCGCGTTGTCGCACGCGGTCATGGTCGCGGTCATGGCGCTGACGCCGGTGCACATGTCCGGCCACGGCGCCGAGCTCTCGATCATCGGCCTCACGATCAGCCTGCACATCGCCGGCATGTTCGCGCTGTCGCCGCTGTTCGGCTGGCTGTCCGACCGCTGGGGTCCCGAGCCCACGATCCTGCTCGGGCAGTCCGTGCTGATCCTCGCCTGCGGCATCGCGGGCACCGCCGGCTCGTCCAACGTGCAGATCACGATCGGCCTGATCCTGCTGGGCGTCGGCTGGTCGATGTCGGTGATCGCCGGCGCGGCCCTGCTCACCCGCAGCGCCGCCCCGGAGGTCCGGCCGCTGGTGCAGGGCTTCAGCGACCTCACGATGAACCTCGCCGGCGCCGCCGGCGGCCTGATCGCCGGCCTCGTGGTCGCCGTCTGGAGCTTCGGCGCGCTCACCGCCGTCGCCACCCTGCTGACGGTTCCCGTCGTCGCCACCGTCGTGCTCGCGTCCCGCGCGCCCGCTCGCGTCGACTGA
- a CDS encoding threonine/serine dehydratase codes for MTVTRRDVQAAASRIEGRVRRTPLWQTSADGSLWLKLELLQHCGVFKTRGAFNRQLAGLESGEITDAGIVVASGGNAGLAQAFAARELGVRANVFVPEAAPQVKVDRIEAYGAEVRRVGAEFAEAHRASVEFADETGAALAHAYDQVDVAAGAGTLAEELLEDEPSIDTIVVAVGGGGLYAGVAASALGRARVVVVEPEQCPTLHRAIDAGRPVDVAVSGVASDSLGARRLGDLAFSAVEAEAPVPVMVTDDEIVAARTALWDEFRVPSEHGAAAAYAALHSGRYVPEPGERVAVVVCGANTDAATLARP; via the coding sequence GTGACGGTCACCAGGCGGGACGTGCAGGCGGCGGCGAGCCGGATCGAAGGACGCGTGCGGCGCACGCCGTTGTGGCAGACCTCGGCGGACGGTTCCCTGTGGCTCAAGCTCGAGCTGCTCCAGCACTGCGGCGTGTTCAAGACGCGCGGTGCGTTCAACCGCCAGCTCGCCGGACTCGAGTCGGGGGAGATCACCGACGCCGGCATCGTGGTGGCGTCCGGCGGGAACGCCGGCCTCGCCCAGGCGTTCGCCGCGCGCGAGCTGGGCGTGCGGGCCAACGTGTTCGTCCCCGAGGCGGCGCCGCAGGTCAAGGTCGACCGCATCGAGGCGTACGGCGCCGAGGTCCGCCGGGTGGGAGCCGAGTTCGCCGAGGCGCACCGTGCGTCCGTCGAGTTCGCCGACGAGACCGGAGCGGCGCTCGCGCACGCCTACGACCAGGTCGACGTCGCAGCCGGAGCCGGCACGCTCGCCGAGGAGCTGCTCGAGGACGAGCCCTCGATCGACACGATCGTCGTCGCGGTGGGCGGCGGAGGCCTGTACGCGGGCGTCGCGGCGTCCGCGTTGGGCCGGGCGCGCGTCGTGGTGGTCGAGCCCGAGCAGTGCCCGACGCTGCACCGCGCGATCGACGCCGGGCGACCCGTGGACGTCGCGGTCTCCGGCGTGGCCTCGGATTCACTCGGCGCGCGCCGGCTCGGCGATCTCGCGTTCTCGGCCGTCGAGGCCGAGGCGCCGGTCCCGGTCATGGTCACCGACGACGAGATCGTCGCAGCCCGGACGGCGCTGTGGGACGAGTTCCGCGTGCCGTCCGAGCACGGTGCCGCCGCGGCCTACGCCGCGCTGCACTCCGGCCGCTACGTGCCGGAGCCCGGCGAGCGCGTCGCGGTCGTCGTCTGCGGCGCGAACACGGACGCGGCCACCCTCGCGCGTCCCTGA
- a CDS encoding methyltransferase domain-containing protein: MSALSPRLAAVLEALPLAPGLRVLEIGGAPGPLARAMAARVSPGGFVLVVDRSQRGVAATRTACATEIAAGVLGVRHASAESFRLEPGEDPFDLVVANRVGALDGRHPDLEDATLAALRAATIPGAPLYVDGRLVAP, encoded by the coding sequence ATGAGCGCGCTCTCACCGCGGCTGGCCGCAGTCCTCGAGGCGCTGCCGCTCGCGCCGGGTCTGCGGGTGCTCGAGATCGGCGGAGCGCCCGGCCCGCTCGCCCGCGCGATGGCCGCCCGGGTCTCCCCCGGCGGCTTCGTCCTCGTGGTCGACCGCTCGCAGCGGGGTGTCGCGGCCACCCGCACCGCCTGCGCCACCGAGATCGCGGCGGGTGTCCTGGGCGTGCGCCACGCGTCCGCCGAGTCGTTCAGGCTCGAGCCCGGAGAGGACCCGTTCGACCTCGTCGTCGCGAACCGCGTCGGCGCCCTCGACGGACGCCATCCCGACCTCGAGGACGCCACGCTCGCCGCGCTCCGCGCCGCGACGATCCCCGGCGCCCCGCTCTACGTGGACGGACGGCTCGTCGCACCATGA
- a CDS encoding pseudouridine synthase has protein sequence MVAWLEHEVAPHADVHAMLADERFVYDDLTPVRVGDPYAPHTFVWFHRDLRDEVEVPGEIRVLHRDERVLVVDKPPFLSTIPRGRHVLQSVVVRLRTELDLPELTPLHRLDRVTSGVLLLATERRWRGPYQTLFEHRQVKKTYRALAPWQEALESPVVVRNHLRKDRGALRAEVVADAPVNAETLVELEERRGDLAVYRLSPRTGRTHQLRMHLAGLGSPIVNDPLYPTVADVSVDDFSSPLQLLASELELTDPVDGTERRWVSGRTFPLA, from the coding sequence ATGGTCGCGTGGCTCGAGCACGAGGTCGCGCCGCATGCCGACGTCCACGCGATGCTGGCGGACGAGCGCTTCGTCTACGACGACCTGACGCCCGTACGTGTCGGCGATCCCTACGCGCCGCACACGTTCGTGTGGTTCCACCGCGACCTGCGCGACGAGGTCGAGGTCCCCGGCGAGATCCGAGTCCTGCACCGCGACGAGCGGGTCCTCGTGGTCGACAAGCCGCCGTTCCTCTCGACGATCCCGCGCGGCCGCCACGTGCTGCAGAGCGTCGTCGTGCGGCTGCGCACCGAGCTCGACCTGCCCGAGCTGACCCCGCTGCACCGGCTCGACCGCGTCACCTCGGGCGTCCTGCTGCTCGCGACCGAGCGCCGCTGGCGCGGGCCGTACCAGACGCTGTTCGAGCACCGGCAGGTCAAGAAGACCTACCGCGCCCTCGCCCCGTGGCAGGAGGCGCTCGAGTCGCCGGTCGTCGTCCGCAACCACCTGCGCAAGGACCGGGGCGCCCTCCGCGCCGAGGTCGTCGCCGACGCGCCGGTCAACGCCGAGACCCTCGTCGAGTTGGAGGAGCGCCGCGGCGACCTCGCGGTCTACCGCCTCAGTCCCCGCACCGGACGGACGCACCAGCTGCGGATGCACCTGGCCGGGCTCGGCAGCCCGATCGTGAACGACCCGCTCTACCCGACCGTCGCCGACGTCTCGGTCGACGACTTCTCGAGCCCGCTCCAGCTGCTCGCGAGCGAGCTCGAGCTCACCGACCCGGTCGACGGCACCGAGCGCCGCTGGGTCAGCGGCCGGACGTTCCCGCTGGCGTGA
- a CDS encoding SDR family NAD(P)-dependent oxidoreductase, which yields MTELRNVAVILAGGTGTRVGLAIPKQLIKIAGKTILEHTISVFQAADAIDEIIILMAQGHLDPVHAIVRDGAYPKVTQVLEGGSTRNETTSLALQALGDEECNVLFHDAVRPLVSQTIISDVVAALGTYEAVDTAIPSADTVVQVHDERTGDLDTISDVLRRDLLRRGQTPQAFRSSIIRDAYEKAWQDPDFTATDDCTVVLRYRPDVPIAVVQGHERNMKVTEPIDVYIADKLFQLASAETPDELDDEQYRAALEGRTMVVFGGSYGIGGDIAKLAESYGARVFAFSRSSTGTHVDRREDVAEAAREVVEKAGRVDFVVNTAGVLPIGDLADTSEETIWAATEINYLAPIFIAQEFRPLLAESNGSLLLFTSSSYTRGRKGYSLYSSAKAATVNLTQALADEWAGEVRVNCVNPERTGTPMRTKAFGEEPEGTLLSSEEVARRSLDVLVAPMTGHVIDIRREAGPAAIGGGH from the coding sequence GTGACCGAATTGCGCAACGTGGCCGTGATCCTCGCCGGTGGCACCGGGACCCGCGTGGGGCTGGCGATCCCGAAGCAGCTGATCAAGATCGCCGGCAAGACGATCCTCGAGCACACCATCTCGGTGTTCCAGGCCGCCGACGCGATCGACGAGATCATCATCCTCATGGCCCAGGGCCACTTGGACCCCGTGCACGCGATCGTGCGCGACGGCGCCTACCCGAAGGTCACCCAGGTGCTCGAGGGCGGCTCGACCCGCAACGAGACCACGAGCCTGGCGCTGCAGGCGCTCGGCGACGAGGAGTGCAACGTCCTGTTCCACGACGCGGTGCGCCCGCTCGTGTCGCAGACGATCATCTCCGACGTGGTCGCCGCGCTCGGCACGTACGAGGCCGTCGACACCGCCATCCCGTCGGCCGACACCGTGGTGCAGGTGCACGACGAGCGCACGGGCGACCTCGACACGATCTCCGACGTGCTGCGTCGCGACCTGCTGCGCCGCGGCCAGACCCCGCAGGCCTTCCGGTCCTCGATCATCCGCGACGCCTACGAGAAGGCGTGGCAGGACCCCGACTTCACCGCCACCGACGACTGCACCGTGGTGCTGCGCTACCGCCCCGACGTGCCGATCGCGGTCGTCCAGGGCCACGAGCGGAACATGAAGGTCACCGAGCCGATCGACGTCTACATCGCCGACAAGCTGTTCCAGCTGGCCTCGGCCGAGACGCCGGACGAGCTCGACGACGAGCAGTACCGCGCCGCGCTCGAGGGCAGGACGATGGTCGTGTTCGGCGGCTCCTACGGCATCGGCGGCGACATCGCGAAGCTCGCCGAGTCCTACGGCGCCCGGGTGTTCGCGTTCTCCCGCTCGTCCACGGGCACGCACGTCGACCGCCGCGAGGACGTCGCCGAGGCCGCGCGCGAGGTGGTGGAGAAGGCCGGCCGGGTCGACTTCGTCGTGAACACCGCCGGCGTGCTGCCGATCGGCGACCTCGCCGACACGTCCGAGGAGACGATCTGGGCCGCCACCGAGATCAACTACCTCGCCCCGATCTTCATCGCGCAGGAGTTCCGCCCGCTGCTGGCCGAGTCCAACGGTTCGCTGCTGCTGTTCACGTCGTCGTCCTACACGCGTGGCCGCAAGGGCTACTCGCTGTACTCCTCGGCGAAGGCGGCCACGGTGAACCTCACGCAGGCGCTGGCCGACGAGTGGGCCGGCGAGGTCCGCGTGAACTGCGTCAACCCCGAGCGCACCGGCACGCCGATGCGCACCAAGGCGTTCGGCGAGGAGCCCGAGGGCACGCTGCTGTCGTCCGAGGAGGTCGCGCGTCGCTCGCTCGACGTCCTCGTCGCGCCGATGACGGGGCACGTCATCGACATCCGCCGCGAGGCCGGTCCCGCCGCCATCGGCGGGGGCCACTGA
- a CDS encoding dienelactone hydrolase family protein, which yields MQFLSEQRHDGVLERHLTHDDVPGILWTPDSGPAPLILLGHPGGLQPMHQRLLGRARDAAQHGFASLTIELPGAGVRPRIPELEQARTDLRSALAEGRPVDDAIVDALVLTLVDLAAPEWRSALDAALELPEVEGPVGISGGVIALAVRLAVTDPRIAAALLFAGSFVPRSTFEEARRLRIPVHVLLQWDDAGNDRQRALDLFDAFATAEKTLHANMGGHTGVPAFEADPAMAFLVRHLWPGPTVGQ from the coding sequence ATGCAGTTCCTCTCCGAGCAGCGCCACGACGGCGTCCTCGAGCGCCACCTCACTCACGACGACGTCCCCGGCATCCTCTGGACGCCGGACTCCGGCCCCGCTCCCCTCATCCTCCTCGGACACCCCGGCGGGCTGCAGCCGATGCACCAGCGGCTCCTCGGCCGCGCGCGCGACGCGGCCCAGCACGGCTTCGCCTCCCTGACGATCGAGCTGCCCGGCGCGGGTGTCCGACCTCGCATCCCGGAGCTGGAGCAGGCCCGCACCGATCTGCGCTCGGCCCTGGCCGAGGGACGTCCGGTCGACGACGCGATCGTCGATGCCCTCGTCCTCACGCTGGTCGACCTGGCCGCACCCGAGTGGCGCTCGGCCCTCGACGCCGCACTCGAGCTGCCCGAGGTCGAGGGGCCGGTCGGCATCTCGGGCGGCGTGATCGCGCTGGCCGTCCGGCTCGCCGTCACGGACCCGCGGATCGCGGCGGCGCTCCTGTTCGCCGGCAGCTTCGTTCCCCGGTCGACCTTCGAGGAGGCGCGGCGGCTGCGCATCCCCGTGCACGTTCTCCTGCAGTGGGACGACGCGGGCAACGACCGGCAACGGGCCCTCGACCTGTTCGACGCGTTCGCCACGGCGGAGAAGACCCTGCACGCCAACATGGGCGGCCACACCGGGGTGCCGGCGTTCGAGGCCGACCCCGCGATGGCCTTCCTCGTCCGCCACCTCTGGCCGGGCCCGACGGTGGGACAGTAG
- a CDS encoding siderophore-interacting protein, producing MAQKTEVELTVQRTEDLAPRLRRVVLGGAAFEEYLAHHLDSTDTYVKLAFADGDDTVLRTYTVRWVDPEARELAIDFVTHGTEGLAGPWALSAQPGDTLRFRGPGGAYRPRPDADHHLFVGDESALPAIAASLAALEPGARATAFVEIDGPGHEVDLPSSGEVDVRWLHRDGATPGSTTLLDDAVRAWPWPEGRVQAFVHGESALLKSVRPYLLDGRVERADISVSAYWRRGETEEGFRAWKREQQDAVMRPGA from the coding sequence GTGGCTCAGAAGACCGAGGTGGAACTGACCGTCCAGCGCACCGAGGACCTGGCGCCGCGACTGCGCCGCGTGGTGCTCGGCGGAGCCGCGTTCGAGGAGTACCTGGCGCACCACCTCGACTCCACCGACACCTACGTCAAGCTGGCGTTCGCCGACGGCGACGACACCGTGCTGCGCACCTACACCGTGCGGTGGGTGGATCCCGAGGCCCGCGAGCTCGCGATCGACTTCGTCACCCACGGCACCGAGGGCCTCGCCGGGCCCTGGGCACTCTCGGCGCAGCCCGGCGACACGCTGCGGTTCCGCGGCCCCGGCGGCGCGTACCGGCCCCGACCCGACGCCGACCACCACCTGTTCGTGGGCGACGAGTCGGCTCTCCCGGCCATCGCCGCGTCCCTCGCGGCCCTCGAGCCCGGCGCCCGCGCGACGGCGTTCGTCGAGATCGACGGTCCGGGCCACGAGGTCGACCTGCCGAGCTCGGGCGAGGTCGACGTGCGCTGGCTGCACCGCGACGGCGCGACGCCCGGCTCCACCACGCTCCTCGACGACGCGGTGCGCGCCTGGCCGTGGCCCGAGGGTCGCGTGCAGGCCTTCGTGCACGGCGAGTCCGCGCTGCTGAAGTCCGTGCGTCCCTACCTGCTCGACGGCCGCGTCGAGCGCGCCGACATCTCCGTCTCGGCCTACTGGCGCCGCGGCGAGACCGAGGAGGGCTTCCGCGCCTGGAAGCGCGAGCAGCAGGACGCCGTCATGCGCCCCGGCGCCTGA
- a CDS encoding DUF2277 domain-containing protein, with amino-acid sequence MCRNIRVLHNFEPATTDEEVREAALQFVRKVSGSTKPSRANQEAFDRAVDEIAEATRRLLDDLVTKAPPKSREREAIKGRERHEKRMEREVRLRTASA; translated from the coding sequence ATGTGCCGCAACATCCGAGTCCTCCACAACTTCGAGCCGGCGACGACGGACGAGGAGGTCCGCGAGGCCGCGCTGCAGTTCGTGCGGAAGGTCAGCGGGTCCACGAAGCCGTCGCGCGCCAACCAGGAGGCGTTCGACCGCGCGGTCGACGAGATCGCGGAGGCCACCCGGCGTCTGCTCGACGACCTCGTGACGAAGGCGCCGCCGAAGAGCCGTGAGCGCGAGGCCATCAAGGGACGCGAGCGTCACGAGAAGCGGATGGAGCGCGAGGTCCGCCTGCGCACCGCGAGCGCATGA
- a CDS encoding tocopherol cyclase family protein: protein MRRPAALRDAYRASGADRPFGDPLPAHGVAMEGYFWRFADPASGRVLIALDGVNRAAGGTWSTLGVASHPNGFLRTTAHPVGEADASGLGVVSGVAFRGSPDRLHVDLGPDARIDVEVRQPVPWPRRSLGGSSIFQAVPGLNQYWHPWLLGGSAHGEAVVGTQTWEIDGWQVYGEKNWGKGGFPDAWWWGQAQGFEDPSVCVAFAGGEVSAGPLRTTVTAVVVLLPDGRLVRLGDPVVSPVRAEVSDERWSLRGRSARWRIEIEGWGDLAAAHVLPVPVPRERRNVPGAIEHLGARMHVTVHHRDRLVWQGESGLAALEHGGIDRARAEVTRRGHGEEAVDAPPVGLREP, encoded by the coding sequence ATGCGCCGGCCAGCCGCGCTGCGTGACGCCTACCGGGCGAGTGGTGCGGACCGCCCGTTCGGCGACCCCCTCCCCGCGCACGGCGTCGCGATGGAGGGCTACTTCTGGAGGTTCGCCGACCCCGCCTCCGGGCGCGTCCTGATCGCCCTCGACGGGGTGAACCGCGCGGCCGGCGGCACGTGGTCGACGCTCGGCGTGGCCTCCCACCCGAACGGGTTCCTGCGCACGACGGCGCACCCCGTGGGCGAGGCGGACGCGAGCGGGCTCGGCGTCGTCTCCGGAGTCGCCTTCCGCGGCTCGCCCGACCGCCTGCACGTCGATCTCGGACCCGACGCGCGGATCGACGTCGAGGTCCGGCAGCCGGTGCCGTGGCCGCGCCGCAGCCTCGGCGGCTCGAGCATCTTCCAGGCCGTCCCGGGCCTCAACCAGTACTGGCATCCGTGGCTGCTCGGCGGCTCGGCCCACGGCGAGGCGGTCGTCGGCACGCAGACCTGGGAGATCGACGGCTGGCAGGTCTACGGCGAGAAGAACTGGGGCAAGGGCGGCTTCCCCGACGCGTGGTGGTGGGGCCAGGCGCAGGGCTTCGAGGACCCGTCGGTGTGCGTCGCGTTCGCGGGTGGCGAGGTCTCGGCCGGCCCGCTGCGCACGACCGTGACGGCCGTCGTCGTGCTGCTGCCCGACGGGCGGCTCGTGCGGCTCGGCGACCCGGTCGTGTCGCCGGTGCGCGCCGAGGTCAGCGACGAGCGCTGGTCCCTGCGCGGCCGCAGTGCCCGCTGGCGGATCGAGATCGAGGGCTGGGGCGACCTCGCCGCCGCCCACGTGCTGCCGGTGCCGGTGCCTCGCGAGCGCCGCAACGTGCCCGGCGCGATCGAGCACCTCGGCGCCCGGATGCACGTCACGGTCCACCACCGCGACCGGCTGGTGTGGCAGGGCGAGTCGGGCCTCGCCGCGCTGGAGCATGGCGGAATCGACCGTGCCCGCGCCGAGGTGACTCGACGCGGGCACGGGGAGGAGGCGGTGGACGCGCCCCCGGTGGGGCTCAGAGAGCCGTGA